A section of the Clostridium omnivorum genome encodes:
- a CDS encoding TetR/AcrR family transcriptional regulator produces the protein MYTKFLSLKAEKQERILNAAIKEFAKKGYKNTATDEIVKEANISKGALFHYFNSKKDMFLFLYDHALEILMNEFFGKIDLNEKDILKRLRQVLLVEFMLVNKYPDMLEFVKAANFEDSDEVKNDMESRNKEYLINAYSKVLNNFDTSKFKEGIDIKRAVDVIIWTMEGFIAKEKEKIKKNPITNLNFDEILVEMDTYFELLKDSFYK, from the coding sequence ATGTATACAAAGTTTTTAAGCTTAAAAGCTGAAAAACAAGAGCGGATTTTAAATGCTGCAATAAAGGAATTCGCAAAAAAAGGGTATAAAAATACAGCCACAGATGAGATTGTTAAGGAAGCTAATATTTCAAAAGGAGCATTATTTCACTATTTCAATAGTAAAAAGGATATGTTCTTATTTTTGTATGATCATGCTTTAGAGATTCTTATGAATGAGTTCTTTGGGAAAATTGATTTGAATGAAAAAGATATCTTAAAAAGGCTGCGTCAAGTTTTATTAGTTGAATTTATGCTAGTTAATAAATATCCTGATATGCTTGAATTTGTTAAGGCTGCTAATTTTGAAGACTCCGATGAAGTAAAAAATGACATGGAGTCAAGGAATAAAGAATACTTGATAAATGCCTATAGTAAAGTACTAAATAATTTCGATACTTCCAAATTTAAAGAGGGTATTGATATAAAAAGAGCTGTAGATGTTATTATTTGGACCATGGAAGGTTTTATAGCTAAAGAAAAGGAAAAGATAAAGAAGAACCCTATAACTAATCTAAATTTTGATGAAATATTGGTGGAGATGGATACTTATTTTGAACTTTTAAAGGATAGTTTTTATAAGTAA
- a CDS encoding helix-turn-helix transcriptional regulator, which yields MDDKIKLKNRLKVARAELNISQEQLANLAGVSRQTIGSIETGQYCPTAKLALILSKCLHKTFEELFYIEEEDNNV from the coding sequence TTGGATGATAAAATTAAGCTAAAAAATCGCTTAAAGGTTGCTAGAGCTGAATTAAATATTTCTCAAGAGCAACTTGCTAATTTAGCAGGTGTTTCTCGACAAACAATAGGTTCAATTGAAACAGGTCAATATTGTCCCACCGCTAAGTTAGCTTTAATACTTTCAAAATGTCTGCACAAAACTTTTGAAGAACTATTTTATATTGAGGAGGAAGATAACAATGTTTAA
- a CDS encoding TspO/MBR family protein yields MLFGVICPILYLLMGIAVYTIYQTPETPERKKAITLYWVQLIVNFLWPVVFYSYLFTSIVTPDLNSTVGLFS; encoded by the coding sequence ATGCTTTTCGGCGTCATTTGCCCTATACTGTATCTTCTAATGGGGATTGCGGTCTATACTATTTATCAAACCCCGGAGACACCTGAACGCAAAAAAGCAATCACTTTATATTGGGTACAGCTGATTGTTAATTTTCTTTGGCCGGTTGTATTTTATAGTTATCTTTTCACATCCATCGTCACACCGGACTTAAATTCCACAGTGGGCCTGTTTTCGTAG